The stretch of DNA GTATCAACAGAGGCATCACGCATGGGCATGGAGTTCGCATCGAGCCGAGCATGTATTGATGGCGGCCCGCCCCTATAGGTTTCGAGCAAGCTGGCGATGCGCAGAAGCCTTATCGAGACGTCGACGTTGACGAAGGCGCCCGCCCACGATGCGCCGACCATGCTGTCGCGAAATATTGGGCGAATGCCGCCGCCAATTTCGACCGCCACACCGCCGGCAGGCGCATCAAAGTGACGGTCGATGAACGCCGCGGCAAGCTGCCCATCGTTGTGCTCCGAAAATTCCTTTCCGCCCGTTGCGTCGGGATGGAGTGCCGGGCCCGCCGCGCTGATGACAATGTCACCTTGGATCGCGGCTTCGGCGAGCCATCTGACGTGTTCATGGACGGTAACGACCTGAAGCCGATATTCGCGCGGCTCGGCCGGCGCACGGATCTCGATTGGCATGGTGACCTCCCAACCCGGTGCCAGGTCGACCTGGAGCGAGCTGCGCACGCCCTCGAATTCGACCATTTCGTCATCCTTGAGCCAGTGATAGCTCAGCAACACCGGCCGATCGCCGGAACTCGAGGCGGTGAAGCTCCCTGTGTTGGCTACACGCACCGCCCCATAGAAAGTCGTCCCGGCCTTCGCACATGCTGGCAAATAGAGGATGTCGAGGCGAAGGCTCGGTTCAAAGTTACGGATTGAAAACCGCTCGAGAATTAGACGTTCCTCGGCATCAAAGAACGGATCGCCGATAGCAGGGACGGGTGCCAACGCGGATCGTATGGCCACCAGATCGGCAGCGTCTCCGCGCAAGCCGAGGGCCATAACGATGGCGCGCTCAGCCGATTCCGTGCTGGCGCAACGCTCAGGCGCTTCCGGTCTGCCGGACGGCGGCAGCAGGTCGAGAGCGCCGTGTTCGGCAATCGTCGACCACCCGCAGCTCCGACACCGCAGCGTTCGTTCCTCGCTCTGAAGCGGATTCGCCTCGCAAGCCGGGCAGTGAAAAGGCCATATTGTCGGCCAGTTTCAAATCGCACTCCTTTCAGGCGGCGATCGCGCCGCCCGCCACGGCCGGGGATCAGTTGGCCGCGACGGGCGGCGGTCCTTGGCGTTGCGTCACCAAGCACCGCCCACGCCTTTAGAAGCCCGGTCGATAGCCGCCAAGCAACGTCGTGTGGCCCGGTGCGGTGTACGCCGCGCTTGATGGCTACGCCACGAGCAGGGACTCGCGAAAAACGGGGTCTTGGTGCGGGCGCATCAAGCAACGCGAGTGAGCCACGGCGCCGCTGATTGTCCCCGCGGTGCGCCAGGGGGCAGCCTTCGCGGAAGATCCCGGCGAAAGCCGCGATCGCCGCGAAGACGAACAAGGGCATATGGGCGGGAGCGAAGCGGAGACCATTCGCCTGCCCCGAGACCGGTTAAGTGGGCAGCCGCAGGAGCGTCAGCATAGCGACGCCGCAGGCGGGACGCGGGACCGACTGCCCCCGGCGAGGGGTGCAATATCGCGCACCCGTCCGCCGGCGGCGCGACCACCGGCGACGCCGGGAAGGCGCGGCATGTGCAAGGCAGAACGTTGGCCACAGCGCTTTGTGACATCCTCGCTCCATGGCGAGGCTGCCTAAGAAACCGCGCGTCCTTCGTCGCAAGATCGACGAGGCATCGCGTGTCGCTAGCCGCACGATCGCCCGGCACCAGGATCTGCGACAGGGCGGACCATTGGACGTTTCCCCGACCTGGATCGAGCCATGCCAGCCCGTGCTCGTAAAGACGCCCCCCGCCGGCCCCGACTGGCTCCACGAGATCAAGCATGACGGCTACCGAGCAATCTCGGTTGTCGATCGCGGGGCGGTCAAGATCTTCACCAGGCGTGGGCATGACTGGGCAGATCGGATGTCGGGGATCCGAGAAGCGCTTGCGAGCCTGAAGGTGCGCTCCGCTGTGATCGATGGCGAGGTGGTGATGATGGGCGATGACGGCGTTGCGGACTTCTTCGCGTTGCACGCCGCTCTGACGCGCCGTGAGGCGCCAGGCGCCGTCCTGATTGCCTTCGACGCTCTACATCTTGATGGTGAGGATCTGCGCGGCCGCGCGCTCGAGGAGCGGCGCGCCATCCTGGCGAAGCTTCTGCGGAAGCCAAAGCACCAATTGCAGTTCTCCGAAGAAATCGCCGGAGAGGGGAGAGAGGCGCTGCGCGCCGCGTGCGATATGGGTCTCGAGGGGATCGTTTCGAAGCGCCGCGGCTTGCCCTACCGGTCGGGCAAGACCGACGCCTGGCGCAAGTCGCGTTGCACGCAGGTCGAGAATTTCGCGGTGATTGGTGCGGGCCCTCCTGCCCGGGCGCCCGTGCGCTCCCTGCGGCTCGCGAGGCTCGTGGCAGGCTCGCTCGTGCCCTGCGGCTGGGCCGGTTCGGGGCTCTCAGAACGCGATGGGCGAGATCTCCGTATGGCGCTCGACGCGGGCCGGCCGGTGGTCGCCGAGATCGAGTATCGTGGGATGACGCCGGCGGGCGACCTGCGCCACCCGGTCGTCAAGGCGTGTCGCGCAGGGTGAGGAATGCCTCTACGGAGAGGCCTTTGGCGCTTGACGGCTCTTGCGTGGCTTTGGTGATTGAGCTGGTTGTTCTTGAAGGGATTGAATAGAAGGGATATTGCGGATATCCGTAATAGGGTAATAGAGATACAAGTGCCCTTTACCATGTGACGCTTTGATAGTGTTGCGTTCCACGAGTCCAAATGTTACGAGCGTATTGGCCATCAATGCTATTTGCGTCGGGTGAACGTCAGAAAATTCCGCAAGTCTAGTCGTCGTTGGCTTCTCACCCCTCTCCGCCAGCTCGCGAATTACGGAATATAGCCCGTAAATCTGAAGCCTCAATTTTTGGGTCAGGGGCGCAGGACAGTCCTTAAAAATTCGTGTGGCCACTGCTTGAATTAGGATTGATTGAGGCGAAAACAGGATTTGCATCGTGAACCTTCTCTCAAACGTCCTGGCGTCAACTCCTCGCCCACTGCCGAGCCAGGCCCTGATCAGCTTGGACGGGCCTCGTTTCCGGGTGGCCGCGAATGATCGGCCGGCGCCGAGCCCGCAAGATGCGCAAGCGCGGCTTCCCGGGCCGAGAGCCATTGGCGGATTTCCCGACGTAGGGCCACGCCGCAGCCCAAGATCTCCTTCAGGCCTGCCTCAGTGGCCTGCGCCACGATCTCGGGCCGGTCGAGATCGGCATCCGGTCCGAGAAGCTCGCGCAGCACGTCTCGCGCCCGCGTGCTCAAGCGCGATTCGGCAAAGATCTTGATCTTGGTCGAGTGATCGGCGAATCGCGCGACGATTTCCAACTCGCCGCCCATCGCCGCGATGAAGCGGCGCAAGGTGCTGACATACATGTCCGCGCGCTTCTCGACCTTAGCGACCCATGCTTGTTCGATCTCAAGCGTCTGGGCGATCTCCTCCTTCGACAGGTTCAAGGCCACCCGCACTTCGGCAAGGTCCATTGCCTCCACAAGCCGCGGCGGCTCGGCTTCGGCCTTCGGCGCCGCCTCCGGCTTCATGCGGACGCCTAACTCCGCGAATGAATGCTGACCCGCCATTGTCGTTCTCTCCTGCTGCAGTTCGGTCCCACGCGCGTCGTCGATCAGCGCTGGATCACATGCGAGAGCATCTGGTTCGGATGCGAGAAGCTGCGAGCGGCCCATAGGCCGCTGCGCGCCTTCTTGGCGACGAGCTCGGCAACCAGGTAGGGCATATAGACGGGCCGGTTGTCTGGACCGAACGCCGCGAAGGCGTAGCCCTGAGTTGTGAGGATGGTGCCGAGGTCGAGCGTCGATCCGGCGAGGTCGGCCGAGCAGACGACGACGGTCTCCGCCGCGGTCTGAGCGATCGGCGTGCAGCTCGGCTTGAGATCCCGGATCACGGCCGCAAGATAGGCGAGGGACGCCTCGCCGCAGTCGCCGCTGGCGCCGGCCGCGTTCACATAGCTGGTGCCACGCAGGCAGGCCTGCACGCCGTATAGGCGCATCCGCCGGCCGGCCTGCACCCAGGTGTCTCCGGTTTCCAAGGAGAGGTCCGCTTGGGGGATCGCGACAGCTGCTGGAGCGGCTTGCCGTGCTTCGGCGGATGAAGCTGCGAAGGCAGCGCAGAAGACAGCCAGGGCGCGCCGGGAGGCGTGGGGAAGTCGCACGTCTAGGTCCGAGTGAGTGAGATGCGCCGATGCCGCGAGGCCGCGCGGGTCAATGAGCTCGCAGCTCGGCAAAGCCAACGCATTGCAACGGGCGAACCTCGGCGGACAAGGTCCCAGAGTCTCGGGATAATGAGAATCGTGAGGCCGACGCCAACAACGTGGGCGACTATCGAAGTGAGGGGATAGAACGCAACATCACGCAACGGACTGTCGTGAAGCGTTCCATGAAAACAGTGCCACAAGCCCATGCTCCAAACCAGAAGGATGGGCGAGGCCAAGACGACGACGACCCCGACGGCAGCCCGCATCGGCGAGGCGCCGATGGCATAGATCGAGTCGAGCAGAACCATGCAGTTGAGCTGATCGCTCTGTTCCACGTCGCGCTGGTGCTTGTCTGCGTAACAGTGAGCTTGCTCGGCCTGGTTTCGGTGCCAATGCCAATAGTTATTGTCGCCCATTTCGGGAAGCCTCGTCCGCTTGGTCATGCGGTGAGATTTGACGTTGTCTCGTCCGGTGACGGCGAGTTCGGGAAGTCCCCAACGTTGTCGATGCTGCAATCGCCGGAGCATGCGGACGCAACCAGATTCGGATTGTTTTGCAATTGCGTGTCGGCCGCTGCTACGCCTCGCGCCCAACCAGCCTGTTCTGCAGCATTGGAGCCATTATACCGCGCGGCCAAGCAGCTATAGTTTGTAGAGCCGCAGGCTTTGACCGCTTGACCGAGCACGGCCATGCCACCTTGGATGTTTTGGTCGTTTATATCCCGATTAAACCCCAGGCCCCCCGCTGTCGCCTGCGTAAGCTGCATAGGTCCCTTCACACCTGTTTGTGATCCAGCGCAAGAGTTAAAGCCCTCTGATTCGTGGTACGAAACGGCCAACGCCAAATCGACCGGCACCCCATTTTGTTCCGCGGCCGCCGTAATCATGGAAACATTTTGAGGCTGATTCTGCATTGCCTGGGCGATTGACCCAGGATGAAATTGGCCAAAACCGTTGGGGCACAAATTGGCAAGGGGCGTGTTGTTCTGCAAAAGCGTGTCCCCACTTGGGCACTCGCTCGCCGTAGCGAAGTTAGCGGCAATAGCAAACCCGACAATAAGGGAACGTTGCAGCATAGTCATCTGGTCCCGGCGCAGTATTCGTATTGTTCATCGTCTAGAACAAACGTGGTTGATGATATGACGATGATAGTCTGTCGAACCGTCATCTTGTCGGGGCTGGCGTCGATATCTTTCGCCTTAGGCCAATTAGTCCCTTGGCCCTCTAAACAACTAGATGAATAGTGATTTGGAATGCCCGCAACCGCGACCGTTCTGCATACCTGATAGTGCCCGGAGAAATTTTGACCATCGAAGGTCACTGAGCTTGCGCCACCCAATCCTGCGCAACCGATTTTGGTCGGCATGTAGACGCCTGGCTTTAGCACGGCGAACCCATGCGTCTCCGTGGCAGCGCGACGATTCTGCTTTTGAGGCTGCTGTGCGAGTGTACCGATGCGCACGACGCAGGTGTCCGCGACCGTATCAACCCTATATGGCTTGCCCTTCGGGTAGGTGATCAGCTCGGCCGGGCACTTTGAGACGGTCGCATCGCCAATGGTCTTGATGTCGAGGCACAGGCGCTCAGAAAAGAACACCCCGAACTCCTGCCGCGCCCACGGGCGACCTATGCTGTAATGGGCGGCGAAGGCGTTGCCGCGCCCGAGCACTTCCGGCTCGAGCTGGTAGACGCGCGCCCACCATTTGTCGCCTTCGGTGACAGGCGGGTTGGAAAAGTCGGTGTACGCCATGGGACGCGGCCCCTCTTGCGCGCGCGCCGGGCAAGTGGCGGCAGCGATGACCGCCATGGCTACGAGGGCCTTCAACTGCTTCAACATCACATACATCCTGCGAATGTGTGAAGACCTCTGGCTTGGCGCAGGGTGTTCAGGTCCCGCCTGAACCCCTGGCCATCGCCGAGATGGGAGAGGGGAAGGGGCAGGCCGGCCATGGGAGGGGGATCGCCCGCCCGCAGGGGCGGCCTGGTCAAGGCCGCGTCTGCAGGCCGACCGAGGTCGGCCGAAGACCGGGGACACCCATGGCCGGGCTTGCGGGAAGGGGAGGGGGAACGCCTCCCCTTCCATTGAAACACGCGGCTATTGAGCATGAATTAGATGCACCCGCACGGGACCGAGGAAATCGGTATCACCGACCTGACCGCGAGCCGAATACTGATCTTGCGCCATCACTTCCCCATCTGGTTGAAGGTGATGCGGCTCGTCGAACTGCCGAAGCCGACGTCGACGTAATGGGGGCGTTTTCATGTTGCATCGGTCTCAAAACATATTCATTCATTTTCAAAGACTTGCATTTTTGACGAATCGCCCGATGCAACATGAATGCAACATGGTCGGGCAGTTGGCGCGCCTCGCCGAAGGGGCGCGCAACCAGGCATCATAGCAAAGGATAAGATTATTTCTCGTGATGCGTGGTCGAGGCGCCTCGCTGAGCGCAAGGCTAAGAATGAGCCCTTGAGCCAGTCGGCCAAGGGGAGCAATCTTGTCGCCCATCGGCATCAATGCCCATCACCGATCAGGGAGGGGCGGTAATGACCGACGAATTCACAATCGAGAGCAGGACTACCATCGTCACGGTACGGCATATGGAGCATGGCCATCGTTACACATTCAGCATTTGGGAGAGGCCTCGCCGAAGCGTGACAGTGCGTATCGGCCCCGTGGTGGCGAACGCGAGAGCGTCTTTGCCAATTGCCATGTTCGAAACCGCAGCGCGTGCCTTCGCCGAGCGCGAGGCCAGAAAGGCGGATCTGATTGATTGAGGGAGCGCGGCATGGCGGATCAATTCGACGTCATAGAGGCCAAGGCGAAACTCTTGACCGTACGCCATCTCGCCGAAGAGCACCTCTACACTTTCCATGTCGTCGAGGATCGCGACGGCCGGCTCATCCTCGGCCACGACAATGAGAACGCCAGGGCCGAACATAGCGGGGCTCATCATTTCTTTGAGGCCCGCGAATTCGCGGAAGCCGAGGCACGCCGGCGCAGAATGATCGATTGCTGATCGGGCGCGCCTTTGCCGCCCAAAAGGCCGCCGAGCACGAGGCCAGGGAGGCGGGTCTGATCGATTGAGGGATGGGGCGAAGAGGGCGAGCGGGGACGCAATACGGAAAACCCGCCCGCCCCCACTTCGGTGCGCGGGAGACCTTCCGCGCCGAATCAGTATGCTGCTGTAAGCTCGTTCTCGGTTCTCACCACAACTTGAAGATCAGCCCCAACGCGATGCCGATCACGGCGAGGCATAGGATTATCGCGAACACCGCGAAGTCGCGCCCGCCGGGCTGATGGCGCCAACCGAGCCGACCGGGCCAACCACGACGACCGGGCCGCCCCGGCGAAGGTTGATCCGACATACCGACAATATAGAGCTTGCCCAACAGAAAGCCCGCGCTCTCTTCGAGGCGGGGCTGGTCATGTCGGCGGGGCGCTTCTGGCCTTTAGGTCCGCCGGGGCATTACCGATGCCCTTCCTCTGGCTGAGTCCATCATCAATCGCCCTGATGCAAGCGAAGAGAGCCGCATCGCGGGTTTTGTAGAACGTCTCGTTGCGAATAGGGGTGCCCGACTCTTTCTCCGGGTAAATCGTCCACCGCCATTTTGATGGCTCGTCTTCCTTGACGTCGTAGTCGATATCGCGGTGCCTCACGCGGCTCCCTCCTGCTTTGTGCTAAGCATACAGGAACAAGACGGCGACAGCGAGGGCCAGCAAGGGTCCAGCCGCCGAGCGGAATAGGCGCTCACAAGCTCCCTAGGGCTTCCAGGCGGGGCGTGGTAGCATCCGCATTGGCCACGGGGGCTTTGTCACGGGAACCCTAATCGACCCGCAGAGGCACCCGGGACAGTTCTGGCTCATGCCGCCGTTGCCGTTCTCCAAGTGGCCGATGCCGCGCCTCTGAGGATGCGGAGGGCGTTCCGGGATGTCAGGTGGCGCTGGGTGGTGAAGGTGTTGTGGACGGCGGCATGAACCGACAGAAAGCGCTGAGCTGAGCCGGGCGACTTGAACCTTTGCATCTTGAACTCGCGACGTCGTATTGGCTGGTGCGAGTTCTCGGCTCGATTGTTCTTGCGCAGCCCTTGCTCATGACGAGCGGAGAGGCCGAGCTCCGACTTCGCAGCTCCGTAGGATCTCAGCTGGTCAGTCACGAGCACCTCGGGCGCGAAGCCTTGCTTTTTCAGCAGTTTGCGCATCAGCTTCATAGCTGCGGTCGTGTTGCGTCGTCGTTGCACGAGCAGGTCGAGAACCTCGCCCTCACTGTCCACCGCTCGCCAGAGCCAGAACTGCTTGCCGCTGATCATCACGACCATCTCGTCGAGATGCCATTGCGAGGTCGGGCGGGAGCGACGGCGGCGAAGCTCTCGAGCAAAAAACGGTCCGAACTTCAGCACCCAGCGTCTGACGGTCTCGTAGGAAATGTCGAGACCGCGCTCTGCGAGGAGTTCCTCAACGTCGCGATAGCTGAGCGTGAACCGGGCATAAAGCCAAACTGCATGGCGGATGACCGCCGGAGGAAATTGGTGACGAGCGAACGAGACGGTTGTCATTTGCCATCATAATCGAGCCTCAGCCCAACGCGCCAGCGTTCTCGTGACATTGCCGGGGTAGCTGCTGGCAGCCGCGTGGTATTGAACGGCTGTTCACAGCCTCACTCTTGGCTGGAGCAGACCTCATGGTAACGTAAGCATGGCCGCGGTCGTTTTGCCCCCCTATCACTCCCGTGGCTAGGGCCTCGTCGGCACTCTGGATCTCGGCGGGGCCCGCCTTTTTTGGATCGAACGCCGTCGGATCGCGGCGAGGGGCGCCCTCACCGACCGCGACGCCAGGATGGCGGGGGCTTAAGCTGCTGATGAAGTCTCGAACCCGATTGCGCCTTTGACCTTTGGCGCGATCGACGCATCAGCCAAAATCCCGTAACGCCCGATAATCTCGCCCGCCTCTGCGGCGCCCGTTTCGGGGTTGCTGACGCGGCGGAACGCGACGGCCCCTCCCAATACTTCC from Rhizobiales bacterium GAS188 encodes:
- a CDS encoding Methyltransferase domain-containing protein, with the translated sequence MALGLRGDAADLVAIRSALAPVPAIGDPFFDAEERLILERFSIRNFEPSLRLDILYLPACAKAGTTFYGAVRVANTGSFTASSSGDRPVLLSYHWLKDDEMVEFEGVRSSLQVDLAPGWEVTMPIEIRAPAEPREYRLQVVTVHEHVRWLAEAAIQGDIVISAAGPALHPDATGGKEFSEHNDGQLAAAFIDRHFDAPAGGVAVEIGGGIRPIFRDSMVGASWAGAFVNVDVSIRLLRIASLLETYRGGPPSIHARLDANSMPMRDASVDTVVFCRAIHHFQDLNAILREAVRILKSGGQLFLLCEPSGHASDDFTKKLILDGVNEQVFPVGIYERAAAEAGFTLGAAQQDWGFSFMSMFRK
- a CDS encoding bifunctional non-homologous end joining protein LigD; the protein is MARLPKKPRVLRRKIDEASRVASRTIARHQDLRQGGPLDVSPTWIEPCQPVLVKTPPAGPDWLHEIKHDGYRAISVVDRGAVKIFTRRGHDWADRMSGIREALASLKVRSAVIDGEVVMMGDDGVADFFALHAALTRREAPGAVLIAFDALHLDGEDLRGRALEERRAILAKLLRKPKHQLQFSEEIAGEGREALRAACDMGLEGIVSKRRGLPYRSGKTDAWRKSRCTQVENFAVIGAGPPARAPVRSLRLARLVAGSLVPCGWAGSGLSERDGRDLRMALDAGRPVVAEIEYRGMTPAGDLRHPVVKACRAG
- a CDS encoding Helix-turn-helix domain-containing protein, which encodes MAGQHSFAELGVRMKPEAAPKAEAEPPRLVEAMDLAEVRVALNLSKEEIAQTLEIEQAWVAKVEKRADMYVSTLRRFIAAMGGELEIVARFADHSTKIKIFAESRLSTRARDVLRELLGPDADLDRPEIVAQATEAGLKEILGCGVALRREIRQWLSAREAALAHLAGSAPADHSRPPGNEARPS
- a CDS encoding Endonuclease YncB, thermonuclease family (manually curated) produces the protein MRLPHASRRALAVFCAAFAASSAEARQAAPAAVAIPQADLSLETGDTWVQAGRRMRLYGVQACLRGTSYVNAAGASGDCGEASLAYLAAVIRDLKPSCTPIAQTAAETVVVCSADLAGSTLDLGTILTTQGYAFAAFGPDNRPVYMPYLVAELVAKKARSGLWAARSFSHPNQMLSHVIQR
- a CDS encoding Transglycosylase SLT domain-containing protein, which gives rise to MLQRSLIVGFAIAANFATASECPSGDTLLQNNTPLANLCPNGFGQFHPGSIAQAMQNQPQNVSMITAAAEQNGVPVDLALAVSYHESEGFNSCAGSQTGVKGPMQLTQATAGGLGFNRDINDQNIQGGMAVLGQAVKACGSTNYSCLAARYNGSNAAEQAGWARGVAAADTQLQNNPNLVASACSGDCSIDNVGDFPNSPSPDETTSNLTA
- a CDS encoding Transposase (or an inactivated derivative), with product MTTVSFARHQFPPAVIRHAVWLYARFTLSYRDVEELLAERGLDISYETVRRWVLKFGPFFARELRRRRSRPTSQWHLDEMVVMISGKQFWLWRAVDSEGEVLDLLVQRRRNTTAAMKLMRKLLKKQGFAPEVLVTDQLRSYGAAKSELGLSARHEQGLRKNNRAENSHQPIRRREFKMQRFKSPGSAQRFLSVHAAVHNTFTTQRHLTSRNALRILRGAASATWRTATAA